The following proteins come from a genomic window of Solidesulfovibrio sp.:
- a CDS encoding monovalent cation/H+ antiporter subunit D family protein produces the protein MAVAHTIESARVLAPLVITFVAPFALWFLRKNQDLREGVSFAAAAMAFAAVISMVPAVLDGAVWTYHLVTFFPGVSITFAVDGLSCIFAVVATFLWFFATSYNIGYMRSLKEHAQTRYYFCFAVSIFGAVGVAFSGTIATLYLFYEVITVFTYPLVAHHQDEEGYHGARKYLVYLMGTSKLFLLPAMILTYVQCGTLDFNLTDISHGMFPPGADPTLVSVTYFLFLFGLAKAAIMPLHNWLPSAMVAPTPVSALLHAVAVVKAGVFSVSRIMLSCFGVDLLANLGLGLITAYLAAFTIVVASVIALTKEDLKARLAYSTVSQLSYIIIGVAMLTPLAVKGGLLHIAHHAFAKITLFFAAGAIYVATHLKKIPLMDGLGRKLPFTFGAFAVASLSMIGVPPVCGFVTKWYLANGAVSIHQYILLLALLASTLLNAGYFVPVIYRAFFRPPADGVDHSHFKEAPLVMVVPLCLTAVISVALGLFPQIFASFVDAFGKF, from the coding sequence ATGGCCGTCGCCCATACCATTGAAAGCGCCCGGGTGCTCGCACCGCTCGTCATCACCTTCGTGGCGCCCTTCGCCTTGTGGTTTTTGCGCAAGAACCAGGACCTGCGCGAGGGCGTGTCCTTCGCCGCCGCGGCCATGGCCTTCGCCGCCGTGATCTCCATGGTCCCGGCCGTGCTCGACGGGGCCGTGTGGACCTACCACCTGGTCACCTTCTTCCCCGGCGTCTCCATCACCTTCGCCGTGGACGGGCTGTCCTGCATCTTCGCCGTGGTGGCCACCTTCCTGTGGTTTTTCGCCACGAGCTACAACATCGGCTACATGCGCTCGCTCAAGGAACACGCCCAGACGCGCTACTACTTCTGCTTCGCCGTTTCCATCTTCGGCGCGGTCGGCGTGGCCTTTTCCGGCACCATCGCCACCCTCTACCTCTTCTACGAGGTCATCACCGTCTTCACCTATCCCCTGGTCGCCCACCACCAGGACGAGGAAGGCTATCACGGCGCGCGCAAGTACCTGGTCTACCTGATGGGCACCTCCAAGCTGTTCCTGCTGCCGGCCATGATCCTCACCTACGTCCAGTGCGGCACCCTGGACTTCAACCTGACCGACATCAGCCACGGCATGTTCCCCCCGGGCGCCGACCCGACGCTCGTGTCCGTCACCTACTTCCTGTTCCTGTTCGGCCTGGCCAAGGCGGCCATCATGCCCCTGCACAACTGGCTGCCCTCGGCCATGGTCGCCCCCACCCCGGTCTCGGCCCTGCTGCACGCCGTGGCCGTGGTCAAGGCCGGCGTGTTCTCGGTCTCGCGCATCATGCTGTCCTGCTTCGGCGTGGACCTGCTGGCCAACCTGGGCCTGGGGCTCATTACCGCCTACCTGGCCGCCTTCACCATCGTCGTGGCCTCGGTCATCGCCCTGACCAAGGAAGACCTGAAAGCCCGGCTGGCCTATTCCACGGTCAGCCAGCTCTCCTACATCATCATAGGCGTGGCCATGCTCACCCCCCTGGCTGTCAAGGGCGGGCTGCTGCACATCGCCCACCACGCCTTCGCCAAGATCACGCTCTTTTTCGCCGCCGGCGCCATCTACGTGGCCACGCACCTCAAAAAGATCCCGCTCATGGACGGCCTCGGCCGCAAGCTGCCGTTCACCTTCGGCGCCTTTGCCGTGGCCTCGCTGTCCATGATCGGCGTGCCGCCGGTGTGCGGCTTCGTCACCAAGTGGTACCTGGCCAATGGGGCGGTCAGCATCCACCAGTACATCCTGCTGCTGGCGCTTCTGGCCTCCACGCTTTTAAACGCCGGCTACTTCGTGCCCGTCATCTACCGGGCCTTTTTCCGGCCGCCGGCGGATGGCGTGGATCACAGCCATTTCAAGGAAGCGCCGCTGGTCATGGTGGTGCCCTTGTGCCTCACGGCGGTCATCTCCGTGGCCCTGGGGCTTTTTCCGCAGATATTCGCGTCGTTCGTGGACGCGTTCGGCAAGTTCTAA
- the nuoK gene encoding NADH-quinone oxidoreductase subunit NuoK — MNNPLLLYQVVAVLLLCLGLYALVARRTLIGMLIGVELMLNGAGLSIVAAAQLTPMDAVLGQLGALLVMGLAAAEATLVLAIVLVVTKRFGDAAADGPSELKG; from the coding sequence ATGAACAACCCGTTGCTGCTGTACCAGGTCGTGGCCGTGCTGCTGCTGTGCCTGGGGCTCTATGCCCTGGTCGCCCGCCGCACGCTCATCGGCATGCTCATCGGCGTGGAGCTGATGCTCAACGGCGCCGGCCTGTCCATCGTGGCCGCCGCCCAGCTCACTCCCATGGACGCCGTCCTCGGCCAGCTCGGCGCGCTGCTGGTCATGGGGCTCGCCGCCGCCGAGGCCACCCTCGTCCTGGCCATTGTCCTGGTCGTCACCAAACGCTTCGGGGATGCCGCCGCCGACGGCCCCAGCGAACTCAAGGGGTAA
- a CDS encoding NADH-quinone oxidoreductase subunit J produces MNELYLGQYAFALYALIILAGGVLAVAAANLVRAMIGLVVALFGVAGLYLLLLAEFVALMQILIYVGAVTVLIFFAIMLTRAADGAEAEGPGGAGVLRAIPVFLVPAGILVPFLAVYGTTGFPTPKNIGPEQLGAGLLGPYTLAFELISVVLLAAMAGAVLLAFEKRRAG; encoded by the coding sequence ATGAATGAACTGTATCTCGGGCAATATGCTTTTGCGCTCTATGCGCTCATCATCCTGGCCGGAGGCGTCCTCGCCGTGGCCGCCGCCAACCTCGTGCGGGCCATGATCGGGCTGGTCGTCGCCCTGTTCGGCGTGGCCGGCCTCTACCTGCTGCTTCTGGCCGAGTTCGTCGCCCTCATGCAGATCCTCATCTATGTCGGCGCCGTCACCGTGCTGATCTTCTTCGCCATCATGCTCACCCGCGCCGCCGACGGGGCCGAGGCCGAAGGGCCGGGCGGCGCCGGCGTCCTGCGGGCCATCCCCGTCTTTCTCGTGCCCGCCGGCATCCTCGTGCCGTTTCTGGCCGTCTACGGCACGACAGGCTTTCCCACGCCAAAAAATATCGGCCCCGAGCAGCTCGGCGCGGGACTGCTCGGCCCCTATACCCTGGCGTTCGAACTGATTTCCGTGGTGTTGCTGGCCGCCATGGCCGGCGCGGTCTTGCTTGCCTTTGAAAAACGGAGGGCCGGATGA